A stretch of Planococcus citri chromosome 5, ihPlaCitr1.1, whole genome shotgun sequence DNA encodes these proteins:
- the LOC135847273 gene encoding inactive serine/threonine-protein kinase 19-like, producing the protein MNRKRKSQTENVSSKIPRIEEDETDEDADPLKPSFPVCNDTEAGIQYIRNIILKCKKLYPFPPVVFVHQIFNIIQNRTTVNRQIENLRNEKKIVLIHMGSDENMKIVVFHDDLKNHVLAEKTKSETMLFQKFFDKVLLSTRDIGISKTDLLIKHRFSEADVRTLVNAGLLILKETGIFWFSFPSAGAFMKRVLKGRQIILQIIRKRRYREILQTELEKRKLDKSLELPLHYLIHDLVGGKVLKCVETTSGALLRSST; encoded by the exons ATGAATCGTAAACGTAAATCACAAACTGAGAATGTCTCTTCAAAAATCCCTCGTATCGAGGAAGATGAAACTGACGAAGATGCAGATCCTCTAAAACCGTCTTTTCCTGTTTGCAATGATACCGAAGCTGGGATACAATATATACGAAACATAATACTGAAGTGTAAAAAATTGTATCCTTTTCCACCGGTCGTATTCGTCCATCAGATTTTCAATATTATCCAGAACAGAACCACTGTCAATAGGCAAATT GAGAACCTACGTAATGAGAAGAAAATCGTATTGATTCATATGGGCAGCGATGAGAATATGAAAATAGTTGTATTCCAcgacgatttgaaaaatcacgtaCTCGCTGAGAAGACCAAGTCGGAAACGATgcttttccagaaatttttcgataaagtGCTCCTGAGTACGAGGGATATAGGAATTTCGAAAACGGATTTGTTAATCAAACATCGATTTTCCGAAGCTGATGTCCG AACTTTGGTTAACGCTGGTctattgattttgaaagaaaccgGTATCTTTTGGTTTTCGTTTCCTTCGGCTGGTGCGTTTATGAAAAGAGTACTGAAAGGACGTCAGATTATTCTGCAGATAATCAGGAAGCGCAGATATCGTGAAATTTTACAAACT GAGTTGGAGAAAAGAAAGCTGGATAAATCTTTAGAATTACCTTTACATTACTTAATACATGATCTCGTCGGAGGAAAAGTGCTGAAATG CGTTGAAACAACATCGGGTGCATTACTACGAAGTAGTACGTGA